A single genomic interval of Persephonella atlantica harbors:
- the pstS gene encoding phosphate ABC transporter substrate-binding protein PstS — MKKILAGFVVAGVVSTSFAGDTINGAGATFPYPVYAAWAYKYYKETGIKLNYQSIGSGGGIRQIKNRTVDFGASDAPLNPEKLDEYKLYQFPAIIGGVVPVVNIPGVKAGKLRLDSDTLCHIFLGDIKYWDNEKIKKLNPEINLPHKDIKVVHRSDGSGTTAIFTTYLSQVCPDWKEKVGAGKAVKWPVGIGGKGNEGVANYVKRLKYSIGYVEFAYAKQNRLKYTLLKNQAGNFVAPSIETFKSAGATANFDPKKHFYLWMVNAPGKNAWPIAGASFILEAREKAEVNKKVNRFFKWAFEHGDEIAIRLDYVPLPKELKEKIYRYWEKYGINP; from the coding sequence ATGAAAAAGATATTAGCAGGATTTGTTGTGGCAGGTGTCGTATCAACATCTTTTGCAGGGGATACAATAAACGGGGCAGGAGCAACATTCCCATATCCTGTATATGCAGCATGGGCATACAAATACTACAAAGAAACAGGAATTAAGCTGAACTACCAGTCTATCGGTTCAGGTGGGGGAATAAGACAGATAAAAAACAGAACAGTAGATTTCGGGGCTTCTGATGCTCCTTTAAACCCTGAAAAGTTAGACGAATACAAGCTTTATCAGTTTCCAGCAATAATAGGCGGGGTTGTTCCTGTCGTAAATATTCCGGGAGTAAAGGCTGGAAAACTCAGATTAGATAGTGATACACTGTGCCACATATTCCTTGGGGATATTAAATACTGGGATAACGAAAAGATAAAGAAACTCAACCCTGAGATAAACCTGCCACACAAAGACATAAAAGTTGTTCACAGGTCTGACGGCTCTGGAACTACCGCAATATTTACAACATATCTATCTCAGGTCTGTCCAGACTGGAAGGAAAAGGTTGGAGCAGGCAAGGCTGTAAAATGGCCAGTTGGTATTGGTGGAAAAGGAAACGAAGGTGTTGCAAACTACGTAAAAAGACTGAAATACTCTATCGGCTATGTAGAGTTTGCTTACGCAAAACAGAACAGACTGAAATACACACTTCTTAAAAATCAGGCAGGGAACTTTGTGGCTCCGAGTATAGAAACATTCAAGTCTGCAGGGGCTACAGCAAACTTTGACCCTAAAAAGCATTTTTATCTGTGGATGGTAAATGCTCCCGGTAAAAATGCATGGCCTATCGCAGGAGCTTCGTTCATATTAGAGGCAAGGGAAAAAGCCGAGGTAAATAAGAAAGTAAACAGATTTTTCAAGTGGGCATTTGAACACGGAGATGAGATAGCTATCAGACTGGATTACGTCCCACTGCCTAAAGAACTAAAAGAAAAGATTTACAGATACTGGGAAAAGTATGGAATCAATCCATAA
- the pstC gene encoding phosphate ABC transporter permease subunit PstC → MKKLSKLPLADLIFGIISFSAAFTILTLILSTIVVLYNESSLAIHRFGLLNFIFTVDWDPVREVFGAAASLYGTLITTILALTIAIPVSIGIAIFLTEISPHILRTPIGIAIEMLAAIPSIIYGMWGLFTLAPIMAEYVEPALQKIFGDIPVVNKLFEGTPMGVDLLTASIILSIMITPFIASLSRDSFNLTPDIVKESAYALGATKWEVIKDIVIPYSKLGVYGGIVLALGRALGETMAVAFVLGNKHQITPSLLDAAATITVTLANEFTEADSDIYLSSLFYLALILFLMSFTILAIAKFFLLKAEKHYRR, encoded by the coding sequence ATGAAAAAACTGTCAAAACTGCCTTTAGCAGATTTAATTTTCGGTATCATCTCATTTTCTGCAGCATTTACAATTCTTACACTGATACTTTCAACAATAGTTGTCCTATACAACGAATCATCTTTAGCAATCCACAGGTTTGGTCTTTTAAACTTTATATTTACAGTGGACTGGGATCCTGTAAGGGAAGTATTTGGTGCAGCTGCAAGCCTTTATGGAACACTTATAACAACAATCCTTGCCCTTACGATAGCAATACCTGTTTCCATAGGAATAGCCATATTCCTCACAGAAATATCTCCCCACATTCTGAGAACACCGATAGGCATAGCAATAGAGATGCTTGCAGCTATTCCAAGTATTATCTACGGTATGTGGGGTCTGTTTACCCTTGCACCTATAATGGCTGAATATGTGGAGCCTGCTCTGCAAAAAATATTTGGTGATATCCCAGTTGTAAACAAACTGTTTGAAGGAACTCCTATGGGTGTTGACCTTCTGACTGCAAGTATAATCCTGAGCATAATGATAACTCCCTTTATAGCCAGTTTATCAAGGGATTCATTTAACCTTACCCCAGACATTGTAAAAGAGTCTGCTTATGCATTAGGAGCAACTAAATGGGAAGTAATAAAAGATATAGTGATACCCTACTCTAAACTTGGGGTTTATGGAGGAATAGTGTTAGCTTTAGGTAGAGCTTTAGGTGAAACAATGGCTGTAGCTTTTGTCCTTGGAAACAAGCATCAGATAACTCCGTCCCTTTTAGATGCAGCGGCAACAATAACCGTTACACTTGCAAACGAGTTTACAGAAGCAGATTCAGACATATATCTGTCCTCTCTGTTCTACCTTGCCCTTATCCTGTTTTTGATGAGCTTTACTATACTTGCAATTGCAAAGTTCTTCCTGCTAAAGGCAGAAAAACATTACAGAAGGTAA
- the pstA gene encoding phosphate ABC transporter permease PstA, whose protein sequence is MDIKTKRKLKGSIALILSTFAAFMGLFWLVFIIFDVLRHGITALNLDLFLEDPAPPGIPEGGLRNAFVGQLLITSVATVIGVPLGVLGGTFIAEYARGTRFAQLISILSDIMVSVPSIVVGTFIYAIMVKPFGHFSGWAGAAALAFIMIPVVLRTTEDMLKLVPWTLREAAFALGASYFRVIKDIVYRAAATGILTGIILAIARVAGETAPLLFTSFNNSYFTLNMNEPIASLTVTIFNYAMGPYEDWHEKAWAAAFIITVVILMVTIITRSIIHWRYKT, encoded by the coding sequence ATGGATATAAAAACAAAGAGAAAACTAAAAGGCAGTATCGCACTTATCCTCTCAACATTTGCTGCATTTATGGGACTGTTCTGGCTTGTGTTTATCATTTTTGATGTTCTAAGGCACGGAATAACAGCTCTTAACTTAGACCTTTTTTTAGAAGACCCTGCACCTCCCGGAATACCAGAAGGGGGACTGAGAAATGCATTTGTTGGACAGCTTCTTATAACATCTGTTGCAACAGTTATAGGTGTTCCTTTAGGTGTTTTAGGTGGGACATTTATAGCAGAGTATGCAAGGGGAACAAGGTTTGCACAGCTTATCAGCATCCTGTCTGACATTATGGTAAGCGTTCCTTCCATTGTTGTGGGAACATTTATATATGCCATAATGGTTAAACCCTTTGGACACTTTAGTGGATGGGCTGGAGCTGCTGCCCTTGCATTTATTATGATACCAGTTGTTCTGAGAACAACAGAAGACATGCTGAAGCTGGTTCCATGGACATTGAGAGAAGCAGCCTTTGCCCTTGGGGCTTCATACTTCAGGGTAATAAAAGACATTGTTTACAGAGCAGCAGCAACAGGGATACTGACAGGAATTATATTAGCAATAGCACGGGTTGCCGGTGAAACAGCTCCCCTTCTATTTACTTCCTTTAACAACTCCTACTTCACACTGAACATGAACGAGCCTATTGCGTCTTTAACTGTAACTATCTTTAATTATGCTATGGGTCCTTACGAAGACTGGCACGAGAAAGCATGGGCAGCTGCGTTCATTATAACTGTGGTAATACTTATGGTAACTATCATAACAAGGTCTATCATTCACTGGAGGTATAAAACCTAA
- the pstB gene encoding phosphate ABC transporter ATP-binding protein PstB → MEEKVKIQVNNFSFYYAGADKPALKNINLPVYKNRVTALIGPSGCGKTTLLRSFNRMHDLYHGNRYEGEILLDGQNILSDDIDLIDLRSRVGMVFQKPTPFPMSIFDNVAYGLRLRGIKDRSELEGRVEKALKQAALWDEVKDRLKDSASGLSGGQQQRLVIARALAVEPEVLLFDEPTSALDPISTSKIEELVVSLKDTVTIIIVTHNMQQAARVSDYTAFMYLGELIEFDKTDIIFTSPKKKLTEDYVSGRFG, encoded by the coding sequence ATGGAAGAAAAAGTAAAAATTCAGGTGAATAACTTCTCTTTTTACTACGCAGGAGCTGACAAACCTGCACTGAAAAATATAAACCTGCCAGTATATAAAAACAGAGTAACTGCACTGATTGGACCCTCTGGATGTGGCAAAACCACACTGCTTCGCTCATTTAATCGTATGCACGACCTGTATCACGGAAACAGATACGAAGGGGAGATACTCCTTGACGGGCAGAACATACTGTCTGACGATATAGACCTTATTGACCTCAGGTCAAGGGTGGGAATGGTTTTCCAGAAACCAACGCCATTCCCTATGTCCATATTTGATAATGTAGCCTACGGGCTGAGACTTAGAGGCATAAAAGACAGGTCCGAATTAGAAGGAAGGGTAGAAAAAGCATTAAAGCAGGCTGCCCTGTGGGATGAGGTAAAAGACAGACTGAAAGATTCAGCCAGTGGTCTGTCAGGAGGACAGCAGCAGAGATTGGTTATAGCAAGAGCTCTTGCTGTTGAACCTGAAGTGCTTCTGTTTGATGAACCAACCTCAGCCCTTGACCCTATATCAACCAGCAAAATAGAAGAACTGGTGGTAAGCCTGAAGGATACTGTAACGATAATTATCGTCACACACAACATGCAGCAGGCAGCAAGGGTTTCAGACTATACAGCATTTATGTATTTAGGAGAACTTATTGAATTTGATAAAACTGATATTATATTTACATCTCCTAAGAAAAAACTGACAGAAGATTACGTCAGTGGAAGATTTGGATAA
- the phoU gene encoding phosphate signaling complex protein PhoU has product MLLKPRLKEIRDRLIKMAELADLMIENAVKAIIEHNPEYLKIVDELEPQVDQMEIENETLIITTIARFQPEAKYLRILVMDLFVNRDLERIGDHAENIKEQAERILTKPKLKEYVDLPVMTDIVIGMVKDAVKALETLDTELARKVIKRDDKVDALHEQIIREIYTYMVEDPKNIKVGIRLITVSSNLERVADIATNLAEEVIYMKEGKMLRHQNLGEE; this is encoded by the coding sequence ATGCTTTTAAAACCAAGACTTAAAGAAATCAGAGACAGGCTGATAAAGATGGCAGAACTTGCAGACCTGATGATAGAAAACGCAGTAAAAGCAATCATAGAGCACAACCCAGAGTATCTTAAAATTGTCGACGAACTTGAGCCTCAAGTAGACCAGATGGAGATAGAAAACGAGACACTGATTATAACAACTATTGCCAGATTTCAGCCAGAAGCAAAATACCTCAGAATTCTTGTTATGGATTTATTTGTAAACAGAGACCTTGAGAGGATAGGAGACCACGCAGAAAACATAAAAGAGCAGGCAGAAAGGATACTGACAAAACCAAAACTGAAAGAGTATGTTGACCTGCCTGTTATGACAGACATCGTTATTGGTATGGTTAAGGATGCTGTAAAAGCATTAGAGACGTTAGACACTGAACTTGCAAGGAAAGTTATCAAAAGGGATGATAAGGTTGATGCCCTTCACGAACAGATAATAAGAGAGATATACACGTATATGGTGGAGGACCCAAAGAACATAAAAGTGGGAATAAGACTGATAACTGTCTCCTCCAATCTTGAGAGGGTGGCAGATATAGCAACAAACCTTGCAGAGGAAGTAATATATATGAAAGAAGGTAAGATGCTCAGACACCAGAACTTAGGTGAGGAATGA
- a CDS encoding sensor histidine kinase, which produces MKNHLENILVSFLDYLKEGLIVIDSNKNIQYMNSYAKNLLGIKNPEGKLFSEVVKNNYLYSLISADIKKELKEEIVINDDIFLARVLNINGMKVIHFQDITPFEIYKQAKKDFVSNVSHELKTPITVLKGVIETLENEEEPEIIKTFLKKAKNRIQQMDSLINDLLILAKLESKEEKIQKKEVKLRGLINSIFEDLKDVAEEKDVKLINKVPTDSTVFVDEKKFVILMKNLIENAIKYNKKEGSVTVESTLKNSKSYISVIDTGIGIPKESLPLIFERFYRVDKSRSRNVGGTGLGLSIVKHIAEAHNGKVQVESKLGEGSKFTVILPSGE; this is translated from the coding sequence ATGAAAAACCATTTAGAGAACATTCTTGTTTCCTTTTTAGATTATTTAAAGGAAGGTCTGATTGTTATTGACAGCAATAAAAATATACAGTATATGAACAGTTATGCAAAAAATCTTCTTGGTATAAAAAATCCCGAGGGAAAACTGTTTTCAGAGGTTGTAAAAAATAACTATCTCTACTCTCTCATCAGTGCAGACATCAAAAAAGAGCTGAAAGAAGAGATTGTTATCAACGACGACATCTTTCTTGCAAGGGTACTGAACATAAACGGTATGAAGGTTATACATTTTCAGGATATCACCCCTTTTGAGATTTACAAACAGGCAAAAAAAGATTTTGTATCTAATGTATCCCACGAACTGAAAACGCCTATAACAGTGCTTAAAGGGGTTATTGAAACATTAGAAAATGAAGAAGAACCAGAAATCATAAAAACATTTTTAAAAAAAGCTAAAAACCGCATCCAGCAGATGGACAGCCTGATAAATGACCTTCTCATACTGGCAAAGTTAGAATCAAAAGAGGAAAAAATCCAGAAAAAAGAGGTAAAACTCAGAGGACTGATAAACAGTATATTTGAAGACCTGAAAGATGTGGCTGAGGAAAAAGATGTTAAACTGATTAACAAAGTCCCTACAGACTCCACTGTTTTTGTTGATGAGAAAAAGTTTGTGATACTGATGAAAAATCTGATTGAAAACGCCATAAAATACAACAAAAAGGAAGGCAGTGTTACAGTAGAATCTACACTGAAAAACAGTAAAAGCTACATATCTGTCATAGATACCGGCATTGGCATACCGAAAGAGTCACTGCCCCTGATATTTGAAAGGTTTTACAGAGTAGATAAATCCAGAAGCAGAAATGTCGGTGGGACAGGACTTGGTCTTTCTATAGTCAAGCATATAGCCGAAGCTCACAACGGTAAGGTTCAGGTAGAGAGCAAATTAGGAGAAGGCTCTAAATTTACAGTAATTCTCCCATCAGGTGAATGA
- a CDS encoding HAD-IIB family hydrolase, with protein sequence MMLVIFTDLDGSLLNHDDYSYTDAQPSLERIKKQKIPLIFTTSKTRVEVELLQKEMEIKEPFIVENGAAVFFPEGYRNFSLDYPKIDRYRVIILGESYNYIRKFVEKVKDRFKIKGFGDMTAEEIAHFTDLPLEKAKLSKIREFTEPFIIENPQLLPQLEKEAEKHNLKITKGGRFYHLIGKGQDKGKAVKITAEIFRKHMKSIKTVGIGDSKNDIPMLRVVDIPVLIPKINKQYEEINLPGLIKADYPGSKGWNQVVWRILDEYESLSH encoded by the coding sequence ATGATGCTTGTAATATTCACAGATTTAGATGGTTCACTATTAAACCATGATGACTACTCTTATACAGATGCTCAGCCTTCTTTAGAAAGAATAAAAAAACAAAAAATTCCTCTTATTTTCACAACAAGCAAGACAAGAGTTGAGGTGGAACTTCTGCAAAAAGAGATGGAGATAAAAGAGCCTTTCATAGTAGAAAATGGAGCAGCTGTATTCTTTCCAGAAGGGTACAGAAACTTCTCATTAGACTATCCAAAGATTGATAGATATAGAGTGATAATATTAGGAGAAAGTTATAACTACATCAGAAAGTTTGTTGAAAAGGTAAAAGACAGATTCAAAATAAAAGGATTTGGAGACATGACAGCAGAAGAAATTGCCCATTTTACAGACCTTCCGTTAGAAAAGGCAAAACTATCAAAAATCAGAGAGTTCACAGAGCCATTTATAATAGAAAATCCCCAGCTACTTCCCCAGTTAGAAAAGGAAGCTGAAAAGCACAATCTAAAAATCACAAAAGGAGGTAGATTTTACCACCTGATAGGAAAAGGGCAGGATAAAGGGAAAGCTGTAAAAATCACAGCAGAGATATTCAGGAAACATATGAAAAGTATAAAAACTGTTGGTATTGGAGATAGTAAGAATGACATTCCAATGCTCAGAGTTGTTGACATTCCAGTCCTTATTCCAAAAATTAATAAACAGTACGAAGAGATAAATCTGCCCGGTCTGATAAAAGCAGATTATCCCGGGAGTAAAGGATGGAACCAGGTTGTCTGGAGAATTTTAGATGAATACGAAAGCCTTTCTCACTGA
- a CDS encoding glycerate kinase type-2 family protein: MNTKAFLTELFLTGIEAVKPENLIPEHLSVNGKFLTINGKNFSVEKGFYLFGSGKASIQMAKSVEKLLGDYIKEGIVVCNYTEKLKKTEVIKGSHPVPDENSVKGAEILLQKLSSLKEDDFFIYLLSGGSSALIEKPIPPITLKDLKQTTQLLLENSVPIEEINIVRKHLSMIKGGRLGRATKAKGVVLVISDVVGDDLFTIGSAPLYYDPSTYQQARDILKKYNLWKKIPATVKDVIRQGIEGKIPETPKKENPNIKHYIIGNNLTALKKIKQKAEKKFPTFIMTSQIKGEAREVAKVLISIAKEIKNSGNPFKTPVLLLFGGETTVTVRGKGKGGRNQELCLSALQEIKDTKGITILSGGTDGIDGNSDAAGAVVDWNTSAIAKELNLDINQYLSNNDSYSFFSKTDSLIKTGYTGTNVMDITIIMVEG, encoded by the coding sequence ATGAATACGAAAGCCTTTCTCACTGAGCTGTTTCTAACAGGAATAGAAGCAGTAAAACCAGAAAACCTGATACCTGAGCACCTGTCTGTAAACGGAAAATTTCTTACGATAAACGGAAAAAACTTTTCTGTAGAAAAAGGATTCTATCTTTTTGGCAGTGGAAAAGCATCTATCCAGATGGCAAAATCTGTTGAAAAATTACTAGGAGATTACATAAAAGAAGGGATTGTCGTATGCAACTACACAGAAAAGCTGAAAAAAACAGAGGTTATAAAAGGTTCACATCCTGTTCCTGACGAAAACAGCGTAAAAGGAGCAGAAATCCTCCTTCAAAAGCTCTCATCACTAAAAGAAGATGACTTTTTTATATATCTTCTCTCTGGAGGAAGCTCAGCCCTTATAGAAAAACCCATTCCCCCAATAACACTGAAAGACCTGAAACAGACAACACAGCTTCTCCTTGAAAACTCTGTCCCCATAGAAGAGATAAACATCGTCAGGAAACATCTATCCATGATAAAAGGAGGAAGACTGGGAAGGGCTACAAAAGCTAAAGGAGTAGTGTTGGTAATATCAGATGTTGTTGGAGATGACCTTTTTACAATAGGTTCAGCTCCTCTGTATTACGACCCTTCCACATACCAGCAGGCAAGAGATATTCTTAAAAAGTACAACCTCTGGAAAAAGATTCCTGCCACAGTAAAAGACGTAATCAGACAGGGAATAGAAGGCAAGATACCAGAAACTCCAAAGAAAGAAAATCCAAACATAAAACACTACATAATAGGAAACAATCTCACAGCTCTCAAGAAGATAAAACAAAAAGCAGAAAAAAAGTTTCCCACTTTTATTATGACTTCCCAGATAAAAGGTGAAGCAAGAGAAGTTGCAAAGGTATTAATCTCTATCGCGAAAGAGATAAAAAATTCAGGCAATCCTTTTAAGACTCCTGTTTTACTTTTGTTTGGCGGAGAGACAACAGTAACAGTCAGAGGAAAAGGGAAAGGAGGAAGAAATCAGGAACTGTGTCTGTCTGCACTGCAGGAGATAAAGGACACAAAAGGCATCACCATCCTTTCTGGAGGTACAGACGGAATTGACGGAAATTCTGATGCGGCAGGAGCAGTTGTTGACTGGAATACATCTGCAATAGCAAAGGAGCTAAACCTTGACATAAACCAGTACCTCAGCAACAACGACTCTTACTCATTTTTCAGCAAAACAGACAGTCTTATAAAAACAGGTTATACAGGAACAAACGTTATGGACATAACAATCATAATGGTGGAGGGATAA
- a CDS encoding glycosyltransferase, which produces MIVLPRARFSTALREDARKKIESLGYADIVVGIPAYYSQSTISHVIQQVASGLDKYFSDKKCLIFVSDGGSTDDTREVAEEVDISRYNIEKIVTIYRGIPGKGSALRAVFEAAEFLRAEAVATFDSDLKSITPEWVKNIIQPIYDGYDYVCPYYRRYKFDGTITNTIAYNLTRALYGYRIRQPIGGDFGMSGKLIKDYLDKDVWETDVAKFGIDIWMTTTAIVDGYSICQARLGAKIHQEKDPGKDLSHMYREVVGTIFKLMEQYEDYWKRVKGSKDVPVVGEIIGEEPEPFEIDQMSLIEYFKIGYNNFAGVWRSILEDEDFKIIEKLFMEEDVEKFIIPIETWVRIVYRYADYFRRTPRQKFKILDTMIPLYNGRVASLVNELKDKDNKEAEEYYNKQAEIFEKMKDYLIKIWNQEG; this is translated from the coding sequence ATGATAGTTTTGCCACGGGCAAGATTTTCAACAGCACTGAGGGAAGATGCAAGGAAAAAGATAGAGTCCCTTGGATATGCAGACATTGTTGTGGGAATACCTGCCTACTACAGCCAGTCTACAATATCACATGTTATACAGCAGGTTGCATCTGGTCTTGATAAGTACTTTAGCGACAAAAAATGTCTCATATTTGTTTCTGACGGTGGTTCCACAGACGACACAAGAGAGGTTGCTGAAGAGGTTGATATCTCCCGATACAACATTGAGAAAATCGTTACAATATACAGAGGAATACCTGGAAAAGGCTCTGCCTTAAGGGCAGTATTTGAAGCTGCAGAGTTTTTGAGAGCTGAAGCAGTAGCCACATTTGATTCAGACCTTAAATCTATAACACCAGAATGGGTAAAAAACATTATCCAGCCTATATACGACGGATATGACTATGTCTGTCCATACTACAGAAGATACAAATTTGACGGAACAATAACAAACACGATAGCCTACAATCTTACAAGAGCCCTGTACGGATACAGAATAAGACAGCCTATAGGGGGAGATTTTGGCATGTCCGGCAAACTGATAAAAGACTACTTAGATAAGGATGTATGGGAAACAGATGTTGCAAAATTTGGCATAGATATATGGATGACCACCACAGCTATCGTAGATGGTTACAGCATATGTCAGGCAAGATTAGGAGCAAAAATCCATCAGGAAAAGGATCCGGGGAAAGACCTTTCCCATATGTACAGAGAGGTTGTTGGAACTATATTTAAGCTGATGGAACAGTACGAAGATTACTGGAAAAGGGTAAAAGGTTCAAAAGATGTTCCTGTTGTAGGTGAGATAATCGGTGAAGAACCTGAACCCTTTGAAATAGACCAGATGTCGTTAATAGAGTACTTCAAAATAGGATACAACAACTTTGCAGGAGTATGGCGTTCCATATTAGAAGATGAGGACTTTAAGATAATAGAAAAGCTGTTTATGGAAGAAGATGTGGAAAAATTTATCATACCTATTGAAACATGGGTCAGAATCGTTTACCGTTATGCAGATTACTTTCGCAGAACACCAAGGCAGAAGTTCAAAATCCTTGATACAATGATACCTTTATATAACGGAAGAGTGGCATCGTTAGTTAATGAACTGAAAGACAAAGATAATAAAGAGGCAGAAGAGTACTACAACAAACAGGCAGAGATATTTGAAAAGATGAAAGATTATCTTATAAAAATATGGAATCAGGAGGGCTAA
- a CDS encoding glycosyl transferase: MADFFQNGVITTLQKLGSRSLEELEYELELFAQRRNMVLLLPSLYSEFEGPAMPKIVEELKKIRYLYKIVLSLDRATEEQFRKVKKIMSEIPTKVDVIWHDGPRMQELYKLLADAGFNVSIPGKGRSVWMSLGYILSDVKAYAIALHDCDIVNYSRELPARLFYPVVSPALDFEFAKGYYARVTNKLYGRVTRLFYTPLIRALMKILGYKQFLVYLDSFRYALSGEFAFIRSLARGIRISPTWGLEVSMLSEVYNNTSFNRVCQVEVMETYEHKHQKLKKGSSSEGLVKMAADIAKTLFRVLAHDGFVFSDSFFRTLITTYLQEARYAIEKYNALSLINGLEYDRHSEIEAIEAFVQALKVAEEDFREDPIGVPLMSAWVRVRAALPDISEKLINAVEADNKDP, from the coding sequence ATGGCTGACTTTTTCCAAAATGGGGTCATAACAACACTTCAGAAACTTGGAAGCAGGTCTTTAGAGGAGTTAGAGTATGAGCTTGAGCTTTTTGCACAGAGAAGAAACATGGTTCTTCTTCTCCCTTCCCTTTATTCAGAATTTGAAGGTCCGGCAATGCCAAAGATTGTAGAGGAGCTGAAAAAAATCAGATATCTGTATAAAATTGTCCTTTCCCTTGACAGGGCAACAGAGGAACAGTTTAGAAAAGTTAAGAAAATTATGTCAGAAATCCCTACAAAGGTTGACGTTATATGGCACGATGGTCCCAGGATGCAGGAACTATATAAACTCCTTGCAGATGCTGGATTTAACGTCAGCATTCCGGGAAAAGGCCGTTCTGTATGGATGTCCCTTGGATACATCCTGTCTGACGTTAAAGCATATGCAATAGCCCTACACGACTGTGATATTGTTAACTACTCAAGAGAGCTTCCTGCAAGACTGTTCTATCCTGTAGTTTCTCCTGCACTGGACTTTGAGTTTGCAAAAGGTTACTATGCAAGGGTGACAAACAAGCTGTACGGCAGGGTAACGAGACTGTTTTACACGCCCCTGATAAGAGCTTTAATGAAGATATTAGGTTATAAACAGTTTTTAGTTTATCTTGACAGCTTCAGGTATGCTCTATCTGGAGAGTTTGCCTTCATAAGAAGTTTGGCTCGCGGAATAAGAATTTCTCCAACATGGGGATTAGAAGTATCTATGCTCAGCGAGGTTTACAACAACACTTCCTTTAACCGTGTGTGCCAGGTTGAGGTTATGGAAACTTACGAACACAAGCACCAGAAACTAAAAAAAGGAAGCTCATCAGAAGGACTTGTAAAGATGGCTGCAGACATAGCAAAAACCCTGTTCAGGGTTTTAGCCCATGACGGATTTGTCTTTTCTGACAGCTTTTTCCGAACTCTTATCACCACATATCTGCAGGAAGCAAGATATGCAATAGAAAAATACAACGCCCTGTCCCTTATCAATGGACTTGAATACGACAGACACAGCGAAATAGAAGCAATAGAAGCATTTGTCCAGGCTTTAAAGGTTGCAGAGGAAGACTTTAGAGAAGACCCTATCGGCGTTCCTCTCATGTCTGCATGGGTAAGGGTGAGGGCTGCACTGCCAGACATCTCAGAAAAACTGATTAATGCTGTTGAAGCAGACAATAAAGACCCCTAA